The DNA region TCTTTTTTCGAATAGAGTACGATGCCGACACAGGAACCGAGCGTGGTACGCAGAGCATCGGGATGCTTTGCCGTCTTCCACTCAGACACGCCGACATGAATGACACTGCTGTTTTCCGTTTTCAGGGCCGATCTCCTGAGATTGGGGATGGGAGCAAGCTCCGATCTTCACCGTATCAGGCGACGACAACTCCTGTCAAAAAGAAATCATCGGTGATTGAAACTTGTGGAAAAAGAACGCACGCCCGAGAAACCGGTGCAATTCAGAGAGATCTATGGCTTCCATTGCAAAGAAAAAGACAACTCCAGCAAAGAAAAAGGCAACACCGCCCCGAAAAAGCTCCGTCACCGGAGTGAAAGGCCCTTATGAAATCCTCACCGTCGGCACCGACGAGGTCTTCGTGCTCGGTACCGCGCATATTTCGCGATCGTCGGTCGAAGATGTAGAGCAGGCCATCGCTAAATGGAAGCCCGACGTGGTCTGCGTCGAACTCTGCAGGCCGCGACATGAAGCCCTGCTTGATCCCGATCGCTGGAAGAAGATGGATCTGACGAAGGTCATTCGCGAGAAGAAACTTGCGCTGCTTGCAAGTAATCTCATCCTCTCTTCTTTTCAGAAGAAGATAGGCGACCAGACGGGCGTGCGTCCCGGCGAAGAGATGCGGCGCGCCTCAGAGCTTGCGCGCGAAAAGGGCCTGGAGCTTGTCTTTATCGATCGCGAGATACGCACGACGCTTTCGCGGGCCTGGGCGAAGGTAGGCTTCTTTTCAAAGATGTGGCTGAGCAGCTATCTGCTCACGTCCCTTCTTGTAAAAGAGGAGGTCAGCGCCGAAGAGGTCGAAGAGATGAAGCAGAAGGACGTGCTTGAAGATCTCTTCTCGAATCTGCCGCGTCAGTATCAGAGCGTTAAAGAGGTGATCCTCGACGAACGCGACGCCTACCTGGCCGAGAATACACGTCGCGTCGCCCTGAGCCATGCAGAGGTCGAGCGACACGATCATGAGACGAAATCCTCTTCTAAGAAAAAGCGTCGCATCCTCTCTGTCGTCGGGGCCGGGCACCTGCCGGGCATCCTGCGTACTCTGAAAGAGAACCGCCCGGTCGATTTAGTCGAGCTGCGCACGATTCCGAAGCCGCGGCCCTGGCGGAATCTCTTTATCTGGATTGGCGCCTCGATCTTTCTGTTTCTTGTCGGCCTCTATATTACGTTAGGCGGTCAGGAAGCGGCCGAGCAGGCGCTGCTTGCCTGGGTCGTCGCGCGAAGCGCCGGCGCCGGCATCGGAGCCGTTCTTTCCGGGGCGCATCCGCTGACGATCCTCGCTACAGTCGTTATGGCACCTATCGTTCCGCTCATACCCGGTTCCAGGCTCTGGATGTTCTCGGCCCTGGTCGAGGTCTGGCGTCGCAAGCCGCGCGTCGAAGACTTTGAGAATATCGCCGACGATACCGAAACGGCATCGGGACTGTTCCGCTCCCTCTACAAGAATCGCGTCGTGCATCTGTTCTGGGTCACGTTTCTTGTTTCAATGGGGTTAACGATCGGTAACCTGGAGATCCTGCGCCGCATCCTGACCGGGCTTTTTACACAGATCGGCTGGATGTAGAGAGGGGCGGTCAGATGAGGCCGCCCGACGAAGCCGCCCGGGGCCCTATCTTCCCGTAGAAGCCATATTTGAGATGGCGTTTAGCCGAGTCGCGTGATCGAAACGGCGGTCGGAAGCGGATTCTCAAGCGCCACATCACCCTCGATATCGGCCGGCACATCAAAGATCACCGCACCCTTCACGCTGAGCCGACGACACTTGAGAAGAGACGGCACGACGGGAACAAGATGCTCGAAGTCGTCGATCTTCTTGTAGTTATCATCGAGCACGACGACGGGCTCTTCTCCCTTTCGGTCGGGATGCAGCACAAGCGCCCCATCGTCGTCGATCATGCAGGCGTCGCTGCGACGCACAAGCAGATCGGAGCAGTTCTTTACCGGAGCGAACCGGCTTCGCGGAACGCGCACCACGCCCGTGCGCGCAAACTGACCGATGCCCGCTCCCATAGCGCATTCAAGCTGAAGCACCTTCGTTCCGCGCGTCTCTTTCGGGTTCACGATCAGCGAGAGATCAAGAGGCCCTTCGCTCATACGCTCTTTCAGGGCGATCAGATCGATCCACAGGTTATTAATGTTGAAATCGGCGAAGCGTTGCGTATTCTCGAAATCCATCTTATTGGCCGGCGGCACCTGCGCCGTTTCAAGAAGCTGAATGCGTCCCGTCTTCGCATGCCTGAAAAGCACGCCGCCTTTAATATCGGCCGCCGTCTTCGGCGTCACCTCGCTCAGGAACTGCAGATCACGACGTACGAATTCGGCGAGAATGCCCGGATGAAAGGTCGCCCCGAGGTTGTCGCCGTTTGATAAAAAGGCATATCGGATGCCGCGCGAAAGCAGCTGATCGAGCAGGCCCGACACCTGAAGAGCCGGGAAGATATCGCCGTGTCCGGGCGGGCACCAGTCCTCGCCGTCCGTGCCGTCTCCGATCGGGAGCAGGGTCGTCGCATCAAGCCTGGGCACCCTGTTCTGCACAAAGGTGGAAGGCACATCGCCGTTCAGCTTAGCGATGCCTTTATGCTTTCGCGTCGCCTCATCGGTATTAAATGAGTTCATGAAAAGCAGGGGAATATTCGCTCCGCTTTTCTTGCGAAGAATCTGCAGCTGCTTCAGAATGATATCGAGAAAGTTCATCCCATCTCGAACGGGCAGAAGCGTTTTCGGACCGGCCAGGCCCATCGACGTTCCCAGGCCTCCGTTCAGTTTAATGATGACGGTCTTCTCAAGCATCCCCTTCATGTCGGCATCGTTTATATCCACGGAGGGAATCGTATGCAGGTCGAAGATCTCTTCGCGCTTCAGATCCTTGATCTCTGCAAAGTCGATGAGGCCCGTTTCGCCCGCATGCACGCGCCTGACCTTCGCGAGAAAATCATCGAGTACGATGGCATGCAATCCGGCGGCCTTCATGCGCGCAGAGATGCTCTTCTCGATCTCTTCGAAGGGAAGATGTGCAAAGGAAAGATGTGCGAAACTCATAAAGAGAGACTGGCAGGCCAATCCTGCGTGTCAAAAGGAATTTCGTCGTGTTAGAAAAGCGGATCAGTTCTGGCCGTTTTTATCGTAGTAGAACTTGAGCACGCGCTCCACGCCGACGCGGTGGATGCGATTCATATCACGGTTAAAGCGGATGGCCCAATCATGCAGGATGCGACGATCGCGGCTGCTCAGATGCGCGAGGTGTCCGTTCAGTAGAAGCTCAAGCTTTTCGCGCGAGCGATCGAGAACGTCTTTCTGGAATTCGCGAAGCACCGGCGCCGAGACCTGGGCGATCCACT from Leptonema illini DSM 21528 includes:
- a CDS encoding TraB/GumN family protein, which encodes MASIAKKKTTPAKKKATPPRKSSVTGVKGPYEILTVGTDEVFVLGTAHISRSSVEDVEQAIAKWKPDVVCVELCRPRHEALLDPDRWKKMDLTKVIREKKLALLASNLILSSFQKKIGDQTGVRPGEEMRRASELAREKGLELVFIDREIRTTLSRAWAKVGFFSKMWLSSYLLTSLLVKEEVSAEEVEEMKQKDVLEDLFSNLPRQYQSVKEVILDERDAYLAENTRRVALSHAEVERHDHETKSSSKKKRRILSVVGAGHLPGILRTLKENRPVDLVELRTIPKPRPWRNLFIWIGASIFLFLVGLYITLGGQEAAEQALLAWVVARSAGAGIGAVLSGAHPLTILATVVMAPIVPLIPGSRLWMFSALVEVWRRKPRVEDFENIADDTETASGLFRSLYKNRVVHLFWVTFLVSMGLTIGNLEILRRILTGLFTQIGWM
- a CDS encoding UTP--glucose-1-phosphate uridylyltransferase, which translates into the protein MSFAHLSFAHLPFEEIEKSISARMKAAGLHAIVLDDFLAKVRRVHAGETGLIDFAEIKDLKREEIFDLHTIPSVDINDADMKGMLEKTVIIKLNGGLGTSMGLAGPKTLLPVRDGMNFLDIILKQLQILRKKSGANIPLLFMNSFNTDEATRKHKGIAKLNGDVPSTFVQNRVPRLDATTLLPIGDGTDGEDWCPPGHGDIFPALQVSGLLDQLLSRGIRYAFLSNGDNLGATFHPGILAEFVRRDLQFLSEVTPKTAADIKGGVLFRHAKTGRIQLLETAQVPPANKMDFENTQRFADFNINNLWIDLIALKERMSEGPLDLSLIVNPKETRGTKVLQLECAMGAGIGQFARTGVVRVPRSRFAPVKNCSDLLVRRSDACMIDDDGALVLHPDRKGEEPVVVLDDNYKKIDDFEHLVPVVPSLLKCRRLSVKGAVIFDVPADIEGDVALENPLPTAVSITRLG